One Oreochromis niloticus isolate F11D_XX linkage group LG16, O_niloticus_UMD_NMBU, whole genome shotgun sequence genomic window carries:
- the LOC100693480 gene encoding ly6/PLAUR domain-containing protein 1 isoform X2, producing MLEGKSTGSNLLIFVHNCSYLHIFLKVFSKTRRTAKCNDLAALRGVHYRKSCASSGACLIASSGYQQFCTGKLNSVCISCCNTPLCNGPRQKKRPQPSAAITLNTPRLPVLSFNIIILLSSILC from the exons ATGTTAGAAGGAAAAAGTACAGGCAGtaatttattgatttttgttCACAATTGCAGTTATTTACACATTTTCCTTAAGGTTTTTTCAAAGACACGGAGGACAGCTAAGTGTAATGACTTGGCTGCATTAAGAG GTGTGCACTACCGAAAGTCCTGTGCCTCATCTGGAGCTTGTCTTATCGCCTCTTCTGGTTACCAGCAGTTCTGCACCGGGAAGCTCAACTCGGTCTGCATCAGCTGCTGTAACACACCGCTGTGTAACGGACCACGCCAGAAGAAGCGACCCCAGCCATCTGCTGCCATCACCCTTAACACGCCACGGCTTCCTGTGCTTTCTTTCAACATCATCATCCTACTTTCCTCTATCCTGTGCTGA